CCAGTAATCGGACTGAAGTTTTTTTTGCAGCTTCTCTGATTGCAAGTCCTGCGGCCAACTTAAAGGCATGCTCATTACTATCCACAGGATGGAATGAACCATCTACTATTCttataacaatatttattaatggAGAATTAGATAAAACACCTAAATTACATTGCTCCCTTATGCCTGCATTGATTGCATCAAAATACACAGAAGGAATAGCTCCACAtgtaatttcattttttataataatattattatttacttCTGATGTATCAATAttcatacaatttttatcCATATCGTCATTTGTTTCTTCTTTTTtgtcatcattattattattaacatcaTATTCTTTATCTTCTTCTTCAGTATAATTATACATAGGCTCTATTTTAATATGCACATCACCATATTGTCCTCTACCACCAGACTGTTTAATATACTTTCCTCGGGCTTCTACATTTTCAACAAATGTCTCTTTATACGATATTTGGGGTTGACCATATATAATAGGTATATTAAAATctttttgaattttattaattataatttgtaaATGCAATTCTCCAACGCCACTAATTAGTAAATCTTTTGTATCAGgatttatatgaaaaaaaaatgaatgatcttcttttttaattttaattaatgcattaattaatttttcatattcatttttatttttattatatatataaaaactgATAATCGGAGgtatttctttaattttttttaattcagtTCTTAAAAACACGTTACTTATTGTATCCCCAATTTGGGTATCCTTCAATCCAACAATTCCAACAATATCACCTGCATACGCATTTTCgagttcatatttttcactggaatgtataaaaaaaatttttgatACTTTTTCACTTTTCTTTgttctattattatatataaaatcacCTTTATTTAGTTTCCCTTCATATACACGAACATAGTTAATATTTCCCAAATGTTGATcgttcataattttataaattaaccCCACAAACTTTCTGTTATAATCTTTTATATTCTCTTTGCTTAATTCTTCTGAAATTAAGTCGTTTTGTTTTAActcatctttttcatttttttcattactaTTTAAAGTATTGGAAATAGCTTTATGATTTATTACTTGATTTACAGattcatcatatatattattagatCCAGAagtaacatttttatttatttcgcTATTAACCCCCCCGTTTATATCATTACCAATGCTCACATTATCCATTTTCTCACATATGCtcttttcatcttttttgctatttaatataattttctcaccttttttattaacgtcatatttatatataatttggttcttataattttgtatacAATCTATAGGAGAAGGTAAATATTTTACAACCATATCAAGAAGCATTTggacatttttatttttcaaagaAGATCCACAAATAACTACATTATACTTTTGTTCCACAACTAGTTttcttatataatattcaACTTCTTCTACTTTCATAActttatcatttaaataattatctaAAAAGGTATTAAAATTTTCGGCTATCTGctcatataataaatttttatattttaaaaagatACCATAATATTCTTGTGGAATAtcttcaaaataaaaatcatgggcatttttatatacaatcattttttcttttaatatatcaataGTAGTTATAAAATTGCTCATCTCAAAAACAGGCACATATAaaatcaatatttttttatttaatttccTTTTAATTTCTTCAATACAAGATTCAAAGTTAGCTCCAACTTTatctaatttatttaaaaatattattctgctaatattatatctatTTGCTTGTTTCCATACTGTCTCAGATTGTGACTCAACACCTTCACTACTATCAAAAACTACTATTCCACCATCTAAAACTCTTAAACTTTTTTCAACTTCTGCAGTAAAATCGACATGCCCAGGGGTatcaataatatttatacgATAATTTCCTAAATTTTTTTCACTACCATTCCAATAACATGTAGTTACAGCTGCATTGATAGTTATTCCCTTTTCTCTTTCTATGTCCAAATAATCCATTGTTGATAAACCTTCATGCACTTctcctattttttttattacattagtataatataatattctttCTGTTGTTGTAGTTTTCCCTGCATCAATATGTGCAATAATCCCTATGTTTCTATAATTTTCCAGAtcgacatttttttttaaagaatgaTTGTTACTCAATTTTAATCGAAAAATATTTACCTTATGCATATTGTTACATTTTCTCCTATATTTGCTTAAAagatcattatttttattaaaatatttatttcgaataaacaattttattcCTTCACTTTTTCCTCCCCTATTATGTTTAAATATACTTTTACACTGACTTAACCTTTTCTTATTATTCAAGCCATTTGCCCCCACAATAgtaaatatcaaaaataaaaccaaAATAAATCTATCCAAACCTTTATAACTTTTTGAtaagaatatttttatcatttccGTTTTTTTCCTCctttcattttttacttattttttatgtgttttttttgaCTTGTAggaatttaaattatatctCTGTgtattgttatatatacatgtaaaCTATacagaaaatatataacagttaaatcaattattattttataatgtaAAAGAAGAggaaaaaattttattcaaaCAAAATTTTACTAAAAAATTACCCAGCTAGCTAAAACCTGAGATGCTgcgtatatttttttaaatgcttTTATTCTGTGACGTGTTTTTCCCATATGTCGCATTTCAGTAAAGATAAcaacaaacaaaataaaaaatataatatgcacATAAATAACATAATCAGTATGATGATAAAGATACCATCAATGAAATCGCAAAATAATTCATACCTAAATGCTTTTATAATAAGAAATAAGTTGAATTAGtatgcaaaaaatatacagTAGTAGTTTAtgacatattatattattcattttatttgataCTTGATTTCATCTTCATTACCTCTATTTTAAATAACctcattaatattttctccTTTCTCTTTATTTCcctttctatatatttattaatgcTGTGTAAAACTTTATCCCAATTTTCATTTCCAGTTTATAAATCGTTTTCCCatgatttttataaaaccCTCAATCAAAAAAACACTATAATGAAACTCACAAAAATAAACTTTCACTAAAATGATTTTTTTAGAAGAGaaacatattaaatatttaaattcatACACAACTGTTACCAATGTCGAAGAGCTACTATTTAATGAAACCCTTAAGATGTGTGGGGTGTTTTATTTCATCTGTTCTTGTGAAATATTATCCCATGAAATcgataaaaaagaagaattgattaattttattttaaaatgcCAAAATACAGATGGCGGGTTtggaaataatataaattacgATTCACATATTGTATCAACACATTATGCAATACTATCACtgttaattttaaattattcatTTGATACagttaatacatatatatataaagatgaaaataaactAAATGATATAGATAAAGCAAATTGTAAGGAtgaaaaaagagaaataGATTTAAATTATGGAAATTTGGTTAGTGACcagtttaataatatttcaaatgatactaatcataaaataaataaaaatattcaaaatgagCAAACAATTCGAGAAATGACTTCCCAATATATCTTAACTCTATTAAATACAGATGGTTCAGTTAGAGGAGATATATGGGGAGAAGTTGATACACGTTTTGTTTATAGTGCTGTTAGTTGCTTAACGATATTAAATAAGATACACTTAATTTCTATCGAAAAGAtatcatcatatttattaacaaattattCTATTTGTGGAAATTCATTTTCATGGACACATGGAAATGAATATCATGCAGCTAGCGTTTTTTGTTGTATTGCAACTTTGGCattaatacaaaaattatatttaattaatgaaGAGAAAGTAGCTCATTGGCTAAGTCTTAGGCAAACCAATAATGGCGGTTTTAATGGACGAGCTGAAAAATTGACTGATACATGTTACTCATGGTGgattttttcatcattaattattttaaaaaaatataaatggattaataaaaattctttaaaaaaatatattcttcTTTGTCAAGATATCAATAGTGGTGGAATCAGTGATAACCCTGATTGCCTTCCTGATATATGTCATACATTTTTTGGATTAGCAGCATTAAGTCTGATAGATAATATTGGTGATTCAGAAAAACAATTCAATTTAAAGAAAATGCATCCAGTTTATGCCATTCCAATTGATACAGTCAAAAAAAGGAATTTACCGAGTTTCGGCATAGATACATTATAAGAAttatagtaaaaaatattattatatattatattttttttgttaacatATACATTCCTATACATAGGCATTATACGCATTAGCTCACATATGTGTcaacaaatttttattttaaaatttaaatgataatttaatTCGAGTTCAAATATATacgtatatattttttcggAAAATTTTGTATATCACTATATTTTGTAACATCAAAGTTACTGTTTAACAACAAAAgtgacaaaaaaaataataaaaaaaaaataataaaaaataaaaaataaaaaaaatattagtaaaacaatatatatatacatacgcATTTACATATACAAATGGCTCAATGCAGAACCGTTGTTTTAAAttgttttcaaaaaaaagTTACATATGCGAGTGTgcatgtacatattttttatgtttttttatttcacccTATCttatatgatttatatatttatttttgagcAATGGTGATTTCAAAAGATTAACAAGCGATGATTTGCTTAATacttcattattatttataattgtgTTAACCTcgtttaaaaattttaaacatTCGTGatcattttcaaaatttaacAATTTGGTTAAAGTTGATATATTTACCTTTATGCTCGTcctacaaaaaaaaaaacggtgaataaatattatatgaatatatcaAAATGAGGCCAATTAAATCGAACATTCCTCTTTGCAAAGGCACTGCATTTTtgcaataaaataaatataataaaccCATAACATTCCATATGTTGCCATTTCTGAACGAAATTGTACgttttaaaacataaaattaaAGTTTTAACGAgttaaataatatgtatCCTTGAATAAACTTacttgcatatatttataagggCCAAAAGCCTATATTTGGGCAAAAACAaaacaattaaataattCGTCAAATAAGGCATTTTAATTGGATTATTATCTGTCATAGCAACATCATTCTGAATATTCTCAAGCCTACTTGGGTCACTATGTTCATTAACAAATGCGGAAAGTGAATcaatatttacatttaaatcagcattttcatttattgaCATTAAAGTAGGCAAATATGCTAATATATGATTATTCACAAACActctataatatatatattcatgaTTTTCTGTTTCATTTAAGGGTGATATCATATtgatattaattaaatacattttgttttttatacactcatttaaataataacataattGGATATTCGAATTATTTTTCTCTTCTTCACTCAGAGTTAAATATTCGATAATAAATTCTTGATGCATATTTTGAAGAGTTAGATAAATCAGCTTATAGCACAGAAATTCAACC
This sequence is a window from Plasmodium yoelii strain 17X genome assembly, chromosome: 1. Protein-coding genes within it:
- a CDS encoding elongation factor G, putative; the protein is MIKIFLSKSYKGLDRFILVLFLIFTIVGANGLNNKKRLSQCKSIFKHNRGGKSEGIKLFIRNKYFNKNNDLLSKYRRKCNNMHKVNIFRLKLSNNHSLKKNVDLENYRNIGIIAHIDAGKTTTTERILYYTNVIKKIGEVHEGLSTMDYLDIEREKGITINAAVTTCYWNGSEKNLGNYRINIIDTPGHVDFTAEVEKSLRVLDGGIVVFDSSEGVESQSETVWKQANRYNISRIIFLNKLDKVGANFESCIEEIKRKLNKKILILYVPVFEMSNFITTIDILKEKMIVYKNAHDFYFEDIPQEYYGIFLKYKNLLYEQIAENFNTFLDNYLNDKVMKVEEVEYYIRKLVVEQKYNVVICGSSLKNKNVQMLLDMVVKYLPSPIDCIQNYKNQIIYKYDVNKKGEKIILNSKKDEKSICEKMDNVSIGNDINGGVNSEINKNVTSGSNNIYDESVNQVINHKAISNTLNSNEKNEKDELKQNDLISEELSKENIKDYNRKFVGLIYKIMNDQHLGNINYVRVYEGKLNKGDFIYNNRTKKSEKVSKIFFIHSSEKYELENAYAGDIVGIVGLKDTQIGDTISNVFLRTELKKIKEIPPIISFYIYNKNKNEYEKLINALIKIKKEDHSFFFHINPDTKDLLISGVGELHLQIIINKIQKDFNIPIIYGQPQISYKETFVENVEARGKYIKQSGGRGQYGDVHIKIEPMYNYTEEEDKEYDVNNNNDDKKEETNDDMDKNCMNIDTSEVNNNIIIKNEITCGAIPSVYFDAINAGIREQCNLGVLSNSPLINIVIRIVDGSFHPVDSNEHAFKLAAGLAIREAAKKTSVRLLEPIMNINVTVPTEYLGEVISDLVKKRGKIQHIDESDEYTKEIYARAPMASILSYVSDLRKITKGRGNYTMTLHTYSLVPPYIQEQLLQKKE
- a CDS encoding geranylgeranyl transferase type-2 subunit beta, putative codes for the protein MIFLEEKHIKYLNSYTTVTNVEELLFNETLKMCGVFYFICSCEILSHEIDKKEELINFILKCQNTDGGFGNNINYDSHIVSTHYAILSLLILNYSFDTVNTYIYKDENKLNDIDKANCKDEKREIDLNYGNLVSDQFNNISNDTNHKINKNIQNEQTIREMTSQYILTLLNTDGSVRGDIWGEVDTRFVYSAVSCLTILNKIHLISIEKISSYLLTNYSICGNSFSWTHGNEYHAASVFCCIATLALIQKLYLINEEKVAHWLSLRQTNNGGFNGRAEKLTDTCYSWWIFSSLIILKKYKWINKNSLKKYILLCQDINSGGISDNPDCLPDICHTFFGLAALSLIDNIGDSEKQFNLKKMHPVYAIPIDTVKKRNLPSFGIDTL